One Euphorbia lathyris chromosome 1, ddEupLath1.1, whole genome shotgun sequence DNA segment encodes these proteins:
- the LOC136206892 gene encoding protein GAMETE EXPRESSED 3 has product MSIILLLFFPLITSLSYADFQKFPGKQTSTQTKFRLSKPLIGDDGRIYFCSDRNVVAFETNGSIAWTLRLPFTCNVAIAPVFAGRGKIYLIAENRILDINYINYGPSSPSSPSSQVLFGPENGHNGAGEIIGFAVSTLSSSLYINIKNHGLFAFTTSAKLLWSVGPVLVQAGYSLGCSKDIKDCYFTSVPVIDLCEASLYISNTAGELYSLSLASPHFNWVKDLSSLDKDFGITPGNNGLLYVTVSSKAIILALHVSKGTVIWQTSVGPLSRAECRPAVDSNGWVSIGSLDGFVYSISPTGEVKKFLKASQENHVIQVSPFVDCSGYAIYISQAEMEGKISLKIGEYNYVSAMRPKGAVFTLFVPETGAIYWSESYPDQLLSSLSKSDLQHFVLDEGILIAFIAASRTGNPLPCRRKYEKLVSSCSQARPKHLKIHTGNEKTIILFLLFESLVLIIIAGLVRFCWIFWSKKKLKKLELGKFLEKRRSLQLKKKAFDHTITELEEKAAEEAVGNEVIEELRDLVRERQGIERKLSTSYSLGRDQIGLKSNSLLPVYDRSSRSYSFQSGKPVYDRSSRSYSSQSGKKEQYSTILNTLSDASSSEENTSEGGSSSWSLEQEHEEEDTSDDERNYVKQVESSPEAAAASSSGLNLIPLSVESTQTSGRNTWLKRRTFSSTY; this is encoded by the exons ATGTCAATCATATTGCTTCTCTTCTTCCCGCTGATCACTTCATTATCTTACGCAGATTTCCAGAAATTTCCTG GAAAACAAACTTCAACGCAAACAAAATTTAGACTTTCAAAACCTCTGATTGGAGATGATGGCAGGATTTATTTTTGTTCTGATAGGAATGTTGTTGCTTTTGAAACGAACGGTTCCATTGCTTGGACTTTGCGTTTGCCTTTTACTTGTAATGTCGCCATCGCTCCTGTTTTTGCCGGTAGAGGAAAG ATATATCTAATTGCAGAGAATAGAATCTTAGatataaactatattaattatggaCCTTCTTCACCTTCTTCACCTTCATCACAAGTCCTTTTTGGTCCAGAAAACGGTCATAATGGTGCAGGTGAAATTATAGGTTTCGCAGTTAGTACATTGAGTTCATCTTTATATATCAACATTAAGAACCATGGATTATTTGCATTTACTACAAGTGCAAAACTGCTATGGAGTGTTGGACCTGTTCTTGTTCAGGCTGGCTACAGTTTAGGTTGTAGCAAAGACATCAAAGATTGCTATTTTACTTCTGTGCCTGTGATTGATCTGTGCGAGGCTAGTCTATAT ATTTCAAATACTGCAGGGGAACTATACTCCTTGTCTCTCGCTAGTCCTCACTTCAATTGGGTTAAAGATCTTAGTTCATTAGACAAAGATTTTGGTATTACACCAGGAAACAATGGCCTTTTGTATGTAACTGTGTCCAGTAAGGCTATTATCTTGGCATTACATGTTTCTAAGGGCACTGTTATTTGGCAGACAAGTGTCGGACCATTAAGTAGAGCTGAATGCAGACCAGCTGTGGATTCTAATG GTTGGGTATCTATCGGTTCATTGGATGGGTTTGTGTACTCAATTTCACCTACCGGAGAAGTAAAGAAATTTTTGAAAGCATCTCAAGAGAATCATGTTATTCAAGTTAGTCCATTTGTTGATTGCTCTGGCTATGCAATTTATATATCTCAGGCAGAAATGGAAGGAAAGATTAGCCTCAAAATTGGTGAGTACAATTATGTATCAGCAATGCGGCCTAAAGGTGCAGTTTTCACATTGTTTGTTCCAGAAACAGGAGCTATTTACTGGTCCGAAAGCTATCCCG ATCAACTTTTGTCTTCATTGTCTAAAAGTGATTTGCAACACTTTGTATTGGACGAGGGAATCCTCATTGCTTTTATTGCTGCCTCAA GGACTGGTAACCCACTTCCCTGCCGGAGGAAAT ATGAGAAGCTTGTATCAAGCTGTTCACAAGCAAGGCCAAAGCATCTTAAGATTCACACAG GTAATGAGAAGACAATAATATTGTTCCTATTATTCGAGTCATTGGTCTTGATAATTATAGCGGGGCTTGTACGATTCTGCTGGATATTTTGGAGCAAAAAGAAGCTAAAAAAACTGGAATTAGGAAAATTTCTGGAAAAACGG CGGTCTCTCCAACTGAAGAAGAAAGCATTTGATCATACAATAACAGAACTGGAAGAAAAGGCTGCAGAGGAAGCAGTGGGAAATGAAGTAATCGAAGAATTGAGGGATTTGGTACGAGAAAGACAAGGCATTGAAAGAAAGTTATCAACATCTTACAGTTTAGGCAGGGATCAAATTGGTCTTAAATCAAACTCTCTTCTTCCAGTTTATGATAGGAGCTCAAGAAGCTATTCTTTCCAAAGTGGAAAGCCAGTTTATGACAGGAGCTCAAGAAGCTATTCTTCCCAAAGTGGAAAGAAAGAACAATATTCAACTATTTTAAATACACTGAGTGATGCATCATCTTCTGAAGAAAACACGAGTGAGGGGGGTTCTAGCAGCTGGAGTCTGGAACAAGAAcatgaagaagaagatacaagTGATGACGAGAGAAATTATGTGAAACAAGTAGAAAGTTCACCAGAAGCAGCAGCAGCATCAAGCTCTGGACTGAATCTGATTCCATTGTCTGTGGAATCAACACAGACAAGTGGAAGAAACACATGGTTGAAAAGGAGGACCTTCTCTTCTACTTATTGA
- the LOC136206901 gene encoding uncharacterized protein, translated as MGYLQEAYQNHVKKKEEEALRHKMKQKALKECDQLTSKLAQCSSGRTISVVWKCREQFKELNACLHQYTNDAVLEEMKKAYMLEQDGKRPVRT; from the exons ATGGGATACCTACAGGAAGCAtatcaaaatcatgtgaaaaagaaagaagaagaag CTTTAAGACACAAAATGAAGCAGAAGGCTCTTAAAGAATGTGATCAGTTGACTTCAAAGTTGGCGCAATGTTCCTCTGGGAGAACGATTTCTGTTGTTTGGAAGTGTCGTGAacaatttaaagaattaaatgcTTGCCTACATCAATA CACAAATGATGCCGTTTTGGAAGAGATGAAGAAGGCATACATGCTTGAACAAGATGGAAAGAGGCCTGTGAGAACGTAA